TACCCATCGGAGTACCTCCCCGCGACCATCGTCGTCGAAGTCAATATCGATATCCGGAAGTGAGATACGGTCTGGATTGAGGAAACGCTCAAAAAGCAAATCATACTCAATCGGATCTATCTGGGTAATTCCAAGACAGTAAGCCACGGCAGAGCCGGCGGCCGAACCACGTCCCGGTCCAACGGACACACCCATCTCCCTGGCAGCGGCAATAAAGTCCTGCACAATGAGGAAGTATCCGGGGAATCCCATATTCTTGATAGTGGTAAGTTCAAACTCCACTCGTTCCTTTTGTTCTTCATTCAGTTCGCCCCACCGCTTTTTAGCCCCTTCGTATGTGAGGTAACGCAGATAATCATCATCGTTCTCAAAACCCGGGGGCTTTGGAAAGTTCGGTAGGATAGGGCCGTGGTCTATGGTGTAGAACTCTATCTGGTCGCAGATGTTCACGGTGTTCGAAAGAGCTTCGGGAACATCTGCAAAGATTTCGTTCATCTCCGATCTGGTTTTCATCCATTCCTGTTTGGTGTAGAGCATGCGGTTCGGGTCGTCCAGATCTTTACCTGTGCTGAGGCAAATCAGGCGGTCGTGAGCTTCGGCATGTTCTTCTTCCACAAAGTGCACGTCGTTGGTACAAATCAGCTTCACCTGATGCTTCTCTGCCAGACGAATAATTTCTTTGTTTACCGCTTGTTGAATTTCGTACACCTCATAGTTGGCTCTGGTTACAGTCGCTTTATGGCGTTGAAGTTCCATATAGAAGTTCTCTCCGAATACTTTTTTGAACCAGTTGATGGCCTCTTCGGCTTCTTCAATATTTTCACTCCTGATTTTTCTGGGTATCTCACCTCCCAAGCAGGCAGATGAAACAATGAGTCCTTCGCTGTACTTTTCCAGTTCTTTCCGGTCGGTACGTGGGCGGGAATAAAAACCGTCTGTCCATGCCTTGGACACAAGTTTTATCAGGTTATGATATCCTTTTTCGTTTTTTGCCAGCACCACAAGGTGATATCCTCCTTGGTCGGGTTTTCCTTCCTTCAATTCAAGCGCTCTTTTGGCTACATACATTTCACAGCCTATAATAGGCTTAAATAATTTTTTCTTAGCTGCCTCAAGTTTCTCTTTGCAGCTTCTGATTTCCCCCTCTTTATCATCACACTCCACCTCTCCGGCTTCAATTTGGCTTATCCTCTTTTTGAGGTCCTTAATCTCGCCGTTTGTTCCTCCATTCTTCTTCTTTACATAGTTGAAGAACTCCTTTACCCCGAACATGTTGCCATGGTCGGTCAGGGCAATTCCCCTCATTCCATCAGCCATGGCTTTATCTACTAATGCGGAGATAGATGCCTGTCCGTCAAGGATAGAGTATTGTGAGTGTACGTGTAAATGAACAAAATCTTGCATATTGTAATTGATCTTTTTTTTGTGACGAATTTCTCCAAAAATGGTTTCAAAGATACTTAGGTTTGACGGCTCAAAAAAATGAAATCGCTAAAAGTTATAAACAGAAGTGATTTTTTAAAGAAAAGAAGTAAAATTATTCATTTCTATGAAGAATTACTTGGTAGCTTTTCAAAATGTGATTATTTTTGCGGGATTAAATAATTAAACATCATTCATGGGCCGACTTAAAAAATTAAAGAAAATAAGAATACATCGTGAAGGAACTCATATCTTGGTATTAGGGTTTCTAGCATTATTTGTTATAAATAGCCTTGTTTATTACTATATTGATTGCAAATTACCATTTTATATCTTGTTTGTTGGCAGCATTGCTCTATACGGACTGATGGTGAATTTCTTTCGTTGCCCTATCCGTCTGTTTGGGGAAGACACCGAAAAAGTTGTTGTAGCGCCGGCCGATGGAAAGATTGTTACGATTGAGGAAGTTGATGAAAATGAATATTTTCACGATCGCAGAATTATGGTTTCCATCTTCATGAGTATCGTAAATGTGCATGCCAATTGGTATCCGGTTGATGGAACCGTGAAAAAAGTGGGGCATCAAGACGGAAAGTTCATGAAAGCTTGGCTTCCTAAAGCAAGTACTGATAACGAACGCTCACTAGTGGTTATTGAAACCCCCGAAGGAGTTGAAATTCTGGTAAGACAGGTGGCCGGTGCGATGGCCCGTCGTATTGTTACCTATGCTCAACCAGGTGAAGAGTGTTATATAGATGAGCACATGGGATTCATAAAGTTTGGTTCGCGTGTTGATGTATACCTTCCATTGGGTACAGAGGTCTTTGTCAAAATGGGACAACTGACTGTTGGTAACCAGACTGTTTTGGCAAAACTCAAATAAAATATTGTGATGGCAAATTCAATCACTCGTCATATTCCCAATTCTGTTACTTGTTTAAATCTCTTTTCAGGTTGTATTGCCTGTGTAATGGCGTTTGAAGCAGAATATGAACTGGCGATGCTTTTTATTATTTTAAGTGCGGTTTTTGACTTTTTTGATGGGATGTTGGCACGTACTCTTCATGCTTATTCCAAGATAGGGAAAGATCTTGATTCGCTTGCCGATGATGTAAGTTTTGGAGTTGCTCCTTCATTGTTGGTCTTTTCACTTTTTAAGGAAGTACATTATCCATCCTTCCTGATTGGGCTGGATGCTTACATACCGTATCTGGCTTTCACTATTTCTGTATTTTCGGCACTTCGTCTGGCAAAATTTAATGTTGATGAGCGTCAGACCAGCTCCTTTATCGGACTTCCTGTTCCTGCAAACGCGCTGTTCTGGGGATCGTTGGTAGTAGGGGCACATGATTTTCTTATTACCGATAATTTTAATGCCATTTACCTTTTCGTTTTGGTAGCTCTGTTCTCTTATCTTTTAGTTTCGGAGATTCCGATGTTCTCTTTAAAATTTAAGAACCTTTCCTGGAAAGACAATAAGGTAAGCTTTATATTTCTCCTCGTTACCATTCCGATGCTACTATTACTAGGAATTGCAGGCTTTGCTGCAGTCATTGTATGGTATATAGTTCTGTCGGTAATAACAGGATTTAAGAAGTAAACAACAAACCCTGGCACGCTTGTTGCTATACTACTTCATTATTTAAAACTTAATTACTCATGGGTGCTATTTTGGGCTTATTCTTTTTTATCATCATTCTTGTATTAGTTTTCGGCTTATCGATTATAGGTGGTATTTTACGAATGATTTTTGGCATTGGGCGTAAAGTGACTGGTCAGTCCGCTCGCTCTGATAGAGATGAAAATTATGCGGATAATTCCGGTAGTCAGCCAAAGCGAAAAAAGATTTTCGATAAGGAAGATGGTGAATATGTTGATTTTGAAGAGGTAAAAGAAGAAAAATAATCTTTTTGAAGATATTTATCAGCGCTTTTTCTTAAAGAATAACTTCATCAGCGCGGCACATTCTTCCTGCAGAACTCCCTTTTTCACAATTGTTTTCGGATGCATAGCTGTTGGTGCGTATCTTTGATATCCTCGTTTTTCATCATCGGCTCCGTAAACAAGCTTTCCGGTTTGTGCCCATGCAATGGCTCCGGCACACATTACACATGGTTCCACAGTTACATAGATGGTACATTCATTCAGGTACTTTCCTCCCAATACGTTTGCGGCAGCGGTAATTGCCTGCATTTCCGCATGAGCGGTCACGTCATTCAGCGTTTCCGTCAGATTGTATCCACGTGCAATAATTCGTTCTTTGCACACCACAACGGCTCCTACCGGAACTTCGTCTTTGTCGAAAGCCTTTTGAGCCTCCATTAAAGCCTGTTTCATGAAATAAGTATCATCCAGCATATCAGCGTCTCATATCGTGTTCTCCGAAGAGGGTAGGGTAATCTTCCTGCATATTTTTGTAAACAAACTGAAGAACGGTTTCGCGCAGCCAGCGTGACCGGTTCTCTATCTTGTATTTGTCCAGATAGCGATCCACAATCTGCATCTCCTCGTCACTCAGTGAACAGGTGATGTGTTGCTGCCTTTTTGGCAAGTTACCGGCTGTTTTTACTCTTTTTCTGTCGTTTGCTCCCATATTCTTTGCAAAATTACTTTTACTTCTGTAAATTCAAAGAATTAAATCAGTAAATTTGCAAAAACAGCTATGGCGGAACATAATATTTTAGGTAAAGCGGGCGAAGAGGAGGCCGTAAAGTTTCTTATGTCTCATGGTTATACCATTTGTCACCGTAACTGGAGACGAGGTCGCAAAGAATTGGATATTGTGGCTGAGAAAGAAGGCGAGCTGATAGTTGTCGAGGTTAAAACCCGAAAAGATACTTTGTTTGCGCAGCCCCATGATGCGGTTACACCGTTGAAGGTGAGACGAATAGTGCAGGCTACAGATGCTTACCTACGATTCTTTAAACTCGATTTGCCGGTTCGTTTTGATATCATCACTGTGGTAGGCGAACAAAACTGTTTTACTATAGAGCATATTAAAGAGGCATTTTATCCTCCGGTTAGCTGATCGGATATATTAATTAATATAATTACTACAAAATGGATATTGAATCAGCCAGAGATTATTACCTGCAGAAGAAAGGGGTGACCGAAGATTTCCCTTTCGATGAGACCACCCTGGTAATCCGGGTAATGAATAAGATGTTTGCGTTAATTGATTTGGAATCATCCGATAAGATTACATTGAAATGTGATCCCGATTATGCAATTGAACTTCGTGAGCAGTATCCGGGTATTGAAGGAGCTTACCATTTTAATAAAAAGTACTGGAATCAGGTTCCTTTCGATGGAACGGTTAGTGATTCTCTTATTAAACAATTGATTGATCATTCGTACGAAGAGGTAATAAAGAAATTCACCCGTAAGCTTCGTGCGGAATATGATGCACTACCTTGAATAGATGAAATTTTCGATACATAGATTAGAAGAGACAAATTCTACAAACGCATATATTCAGCAGCTTCTGATGCATGAAAAGCTGCAAGAATTCACAGTAGTGACAACTGCTTACCAAACCTCGGGTAAAGGGCAACGTGGCAATTCCTGGGAAAGTGAAGCGGATAAGAACCTGCTTTTCACTGTGCTGTTGAAACCTGAATTCGTTGCGGCCCGTTCCCAGTTTCTGATTTCACAGATTACCTGCCTGTCCATAAAGGAAACGCTTGACAACTTTGCTTCCGGATTCAGCATTAAGTGGCCAAACGACATTTACTGGAAAGAACAGAAGATATGCGGCATTCTAATTGAGAACGACCTTGCCGGATCCATGCTCTCGCAAAGTATACTGGGCATTGGACTGAACATTAACCAGGAACGGTTCATAAGTAATGCGCCCAATCCTGTTTCTTTGAAGAATATAACCGGCGAAAATCATGATTGTAATGCTGTTTTGCAGGATATTCTCCAGCGTTTATATTCTTATTATGATTTGTTGCGCAAGGGAGAAACGAAAGTTATTAGCGACCGATATCATGAGTCGTTATTTCGGAAAGAAGGTTTCCATAATTACAGTGACAAGAATGGTAGATTCTCAGCTAGAATTGTGAGAGTTGAGTCCGATGGAACTCTACTGCTTTTTACCGAAACAGGCGAGCTAAGAAGCTATCTTTTTAAAGAGGTGCAGTGTGTATTGTAGGCGTTGACCATTTTCTTCATAAAAAAGGAATGACTCTCCGGATTTCTTTTCCTGAGAGCCACTCCGTATAGATAAAGTTGTGTCTGATTTTCTATTGTCTGGATTCCTCTTCCACCTTCCGTATTTTTTCTAACGTTTTTTTTGCCTCAGCCGAAGGGAATATACTTAGAACTTTCTCCAGATAATTTTTTGCTTTATCATAATGCTCGTTTACCAGACGAGACAGTTCGTTGCGGTAGTTGGCATATTGCATCCGGGTTGGGTCCGAATTCTTTTTGTAATTCCTTTCAATCATTTTTCTTTCTTTGTCGGCTGTTAGAAAATA
The Bacteroides sedimenti genome window above contains:
- a CDS encoding phosphatidylserine decarboxylase family protein, which translates into the protein MGRLKKLKKIRIHREGTHILVLGFLALFVINSLVYYYIDCKLPFYILFVGSIALYGLMVNFFRCPIRLFGEDTEKVVVAPADGKIVTIEEVDENEYFHDRRIMVSIFMSIVNVHANWYPVDGTVKKVGHQDGKFMKAWLPKASTDNERSLVVIETPEGVEILVRQVAGAMARRIVTYAQPGEECYIDEHMGFIKFGSRVDVYLPLGTEVFVKMGQLTVGNQTVLAKLK
- the pssA gene encoding CDP-diacylglycerol--serine O-phosphatidyltransferase, producing the protein MANSITRHIPNSVTCLNLFSGCIACVMAFEAEYELAMLFIILSAVFDFFDGMLARTLHAYSKIGKDLDSLADDVSFGVAPSLLVFSLFKEVHYPSFLIGLDAYIPYLAFTISVFSALRLAKFNVDERQTSSFIGLPVPANALFWGSLVVGAHDFLITDNFNAIYLFVLVALFSYLLVSEIPMFSLKFKNLSWKDNKVSFIFLLVTIPMLLLLGIAGFAAVIVWYIVLSVITGFKK
- a CDS encoding DUF4834 family protein; translated protein: MGAILGLFFFIIILVLVFGLSIIGGILRMIFGIGRKVTGQSARSDRDENYADNSGSQPKRKKIFDKEDGEYVDFEEVKEEK
- a CDS encoding nucleoside deaminase, which gives rise to MLDDTYFMKQALMEAQKAFDKDEVPVGAVVVCKERIIARGYNLTETLNDVTAHAEMQAITAAANVLGGKYLNECTIYVTVEPCVMCAGAIAWAQTGKLVYGADDEKRGYQRYAPTAMHPKTIVKKGVLQEECAALMKLFFKKKR
- a CDS encoding YraN family protein, with the protein product MAEHNILGKAGEEEAVKFLMSHGYTICHRNWRRGRKELDIVAEKEGELIVVEVKTRKDTLFAQPHDAVTPLKVRRIVQATDAYLRFFKLDLPVRFDIITVVGEQNCFTIEHIKEAFYPPVS
- a CDS encoding MmcQ/YjbR family DNA-binding protein, which translates into the protein MDIESARDYYLQKKGVTEDFPFDETTLVIRVMNKMFALIDLESSDKITLKCDPDYAIELREQYPGIEGAYHFNKKYWNQVPFDGTVSDSLIKQLIDHSYEEVIKKFTRKLRAEYDALP
- a CDS encoding biotin--[acetyl-CoA-carboxylase] ligase, translated to MKFSIHRLEETNSTNAYIQQLLMHEKLQEFTVVTTAYQTSGKGQRGNSWESEADKNLLFTVLLKPEFVAARSQFLISQITCLSIKETLDNFASGFSIKWPNDIYWKEQKICGILIENDLAGSMLSQSILGIGLNINQERFISNAPNPVSLKNITGENHDCNAVLQDILQRLYSYYDLLRKGETKVISDRYHESLFRKEGFHNYSDKNGRFSARIVRVESDGTLLLFTETGELRSYLFKEVQCVL